CCGTCGGTGAAGCGGAGCTGGTGCTGCTCGGGTGCGGCGCCGAAGCTGGAGGAGAGGTACGCGGTGTCGAGGAGGGTGATGCGGATGCCCGCCTCCCCGGCCGCCGCGATGAGGGCCTCGCCCATGGCGTTGGGGTCGGTGTACGCGCCGCCGCCGGGCGCGTGGTGCAGGTAGTGGAACTCGCCGACGGAGGTGATGCCCGCGAGCGCCATCTCCGCGTAGACCGCGCGGGCGAGGGCGAAGTAGCTGTCGGGGGTGAGGCGCTGGGCGACGGTGTACATGATCTCGCGCCAGGTCCAGAACGTGCCGGAGCCGACCTGGACCGTGCCGCGCAGGGCGCGGTGGAAGGCGTGCGAGTGGGCGTTGGCCAGGCCGGGGATCGTGAGGCCGCGGAGGACGACGGCGCCCGGCGGGGGCGTCTCCACTCCCGTGCGTACGGCGCTGATCCGGCCGTCCGAAGAGACCTCCAGGGCCACGCCCGGCTCGACATGGGTGGCGAGCCAGGCGTGCTCCAGCCAGTACGTCGTCAGCGGCACGCCAGCTCCTCCAGTACGTCGGCGAGTGCGAGGACCCCGGCCACGCAGTCGTCCTCGGCCGCGTTCTCGGCCGGGGAGTGCGAGACGCCGGTGGGGTTCCGTACGAACAGCATGGCGGTCGGGATCGATTCGGACAGGATGCCCGCGTCGTGTCCCGCGCCCGTGCCGAGGACCGGCACCTTGCCCGAGGTGCCCAGGATGCGGGAGAGCTCGTCGCGCAGGGCGTGCGAGAACTCCACGATCGGGGTGGAGGACTCCTGGACGACGGCGAGGTCGATGCCGTGGCGGTCGGCGTACTCCCGGGCCGCCGTCTCGACTCCCGTGACGACCTTGTCCAGGGAGCCCTGGTCGGCGGCGCGGGCGTCGAGCCAGCCGCGGACCAGCGACGGGATGGCGTTGACGCCGTTGGGCTCGACGGCGATCTTGCCGAAGGTGGCGACGGCGCCCGCGAGTTCGGCCTCGCGGCGGGCCGCGAGGACGGTCTCGGCGTACGTGAGCATCGGGTCGCGGCGGTCGACGAGGCGGGTGGTGCCCGCGTGGTTGGCCTCGCCGGCGAAGTCGTACCGCCAGCGGCCGTGCGGCCAGATGGAGGAGGCGATGCCGACGGGGTCGCCGGAGAGGTCCAGGGCGCGGCCCTGCTCGACGTGGAGTTCGACGAAGGCGCCGATGCGGGCCAGTCGCTCGGGGTCCGCGCCGATGCCCGCGGGGTCGTACCCGGCGGCCTCCATGGCCTGCGGGAGGGTGATCCCGTCGGCGTCGCGGAGCTCGTACGCCTGCTCCTTCGTCAGCC
This is a stretch of genomic DNA from Streptomyces sp. R44. It encodes these proteins:
- a CDS encoding allantoate amidohydrolase; translation: MWRSLRPIGRSAASGGYRRYAWTEADADCRLWFRMQAEARRLDVETDRNGNQWAWLGDPTAGDAVVTGSHLDSVPDGGAFDGPLGVVSAFAALDELRARGASFKRPLAIVNFGDEEGARFGLACVGSRLTAGRLTKEQAYELRDADGITLPQAMEAAGYDPAGIGADPERLARIGAFVELHVEQGRALDLSGDPVGIASSIWPHGRWRYDFAGEANHAGTTRLVDRRDPMLTYAETVLAARREAELAGAVATFGKIAVEPNGVNAIPSLVRGWLDARAADQGSLDKVVTGVETAAREYADRHGIDLAVVQESSTPIVEFSHALRDELSRILGTSGKVPVLGTGAGHDAGILSESIPTAMLFVRNPTGVSHSPAENAAEDDCVAGVLALADVLEELACR